One region of Laspinema palackyanum D2c genomic DNA includes:
- a CDS encoding pyridoxal phosphate-dependent aminotransferase — protein MDPILSRMEGVQSPIIPQIGELIRTYPGTLSLGQGVVYYPPPPAAFERMTDCLADPNNHKYQAVEGIPALQAAIATKLQSENGIPINDDSKIIVTAGGNMAFMNAILAITSPGDEIIIQTPYYFNHEMAIAIAGCQAVCVATDENYQLRPEAIAAAITDKTRAIVTISPNNPTGAVYSETALRQVNQLCGDHGIYHISDEAYEYFTYDGATHFSPGSIPNSHSHTISLFSLSKAYGFAGWRIGYMVIPKSLLTAVKKIQDTILICPPVMSQYVALGALEAGRDYCLKHLPIISEMRDLCLKRFSDLPEFCTVPEAKGAFYFFVKLESKLSPMEAAKLLIEKFRIATIPGTTFGIESGCFLRVSYAGLDRETALRGINRLFRGLGTMYKTPHSRM, from the coding sequence ATGGACCCGATACTTTCTCGCATGGAGGGAGTGCAATCCCCGATTATTCCACAGATTGGGGAACTGATTCGCACTTATCCCGGTACGCTTTCTTTGGGACAAGGGGTGGTGTATTATCCCCCACCGCCTGCGGCATTTGAACGCATGACTGACTGTTTGGCGGATCCCAATAATCATAAGTATCAAGCGGTGGAAGGGATTCCGGCATTACAAGCAGCGATCGCCACTAAACTGCAATCGGAAAATGGCATTCCTATCAACGATGATAGTAAAATAATTGTGACTGCTGGGGGAAATATGGCGTTTATGAATGCCATTCTGGCGATTACTTCCCCTGGGGATGAAATTATTATCCAAACTCCTTATTATTTCAATCATGAAATGGCGATCGCCATTGCGGGATGTCAAGCAGTTTGTGTGGCAACCGATGAAAACTATCAACTCCGTCCCGAGGCGATCGCTGCCGCCATTACCGATAAAACCCGGGCAATTGTCACCATTTCTCCCAATAATCCGACAGGTGCAGTTTATTCCGAAACTGCCTTACGCCAAGTCAATCAACTCTGTGGCGATCACGGCATTTATCATATCAGTGATGAAGCTTATGAATATTTTACCTACGATGGCGCAACCCATTTTTCACCGGGTTCTATCCCTAATAGCCATTCCCACACCATTTCTCTGTTTAGTCTCTCCAAAGCTTATGGATTTGCCGGATGGCGAATTGGCTATATGGTCATTCCTAAATCCCTGCTGACTGCGGTCAAAAAAATTCAAGATACTATCTTGATTTGTCCCCCGGTGATGTCCCAATATGTCGCATTAGGTGCATTAGAAGCTGGGAGAGACTATTGCTTAAAACATCTGCCTATTATCTCAGAAATGCGGGACTTATGCCTGAAACGCTTCTCAGACTTACCTGAATTTTGTACCGTGCCCGAAGCGAAAGGTGCTTTTTACTTTTTCGTCAAACTGGAAAGCAAACTATCCCCAATGGAAGCGGCTAAATTGCTGATTGAAAAATTTCGGATTGCCACGATCCCCGGTACTACATTTGGGATTGAAAGCGGGTGTTTCCTGCGGGTTTCTTATGCGGGATTGGACCGCGAAACAGCATTGAGAGGGATTAATCGCTTATTTCGCGGATTAGGGACGATGTACAAAACTCCCCATTCCCGTATGTAA
- a CDS encoding manganese efflux pump MntP — MSFITTFLISLGLAMDAFAVAIGSGMALKKVKLYDAVLVATFFGGFQLFMPLLGWIAGLGIREAISGVDHWIAFLLLGFIGGKMVHESLYEEEGVEETKPSNPRNLYILLGLAVATSIDALAVGLSVSLLQTSIVELAVVIGIVTFVLSFAGVYIGNRVGNFCEKQVTILGGVILIGIGVKILMEHLMVAG, encoded by the coding sequence GTGAGCTTTATCACAACTTTCTTGATATCTTTAGGATTGGCAATGGATGCTTTTGCCGTGGCGATCGGCAGTGGGATGGCTTTGAAAAAAGTGAAGCTGTATGATGCAGTGTTAGTGGCTACTTTTTTCGGGGGATTCCAGTTATTTATGCCCTTACTGGGTTGGATAGCGGGATTAGGCATCCGAGAAGCTATTTCCGGTGTGGATCATTGGATTGCGTTTTTGCTGTTGGGATTTATCGGCGGTAAAATGGTTCATGAATCTCTCTATGAAGAGGAAGGAGTGGAGGAAACAAAACCGTCAAATCCACGAAATTTATATATTTTGTTAGGATTAGCCGTTGCCACGAGTATTGATGCCTTAGCGGTGGGATTGAGTGTTTCGCTGTTACAAACTTCCATTGTCGAGTTAGCGGTGGTGATTGGGATTGTCACTTTTGTTTTATCCTTTGCTGGGGTCTATATCGGGAATCGCGTGGGTAACTTTTGTGAAAAGCAAGTGACAATTCTAGGCGGGGTGATTTTAATCGGAATCGGCGTGAAAATCTTAATGGAACATTTAATGGTTGCGGGTTAG
- a CDS encoding peroxiredoxin — translation MSVQIGDTAPDFSLPSQTGEPVKLSDFRGKSSVVLYFYPKDDTPGCTKESCAFRDSYEQFKQAGAEVIGVSSDSADSHQKFASKYSLPFTLLSDRDKALRKLYGVPSTLGLLPGRVTYVIDKQGVVRHIFNSMMNFEGHVEESLKTLKDI, via the coding sequence ATGAGCGTACAAATTGGAGATACCGCCCCGGATTTTAGTTTGCCATCTCAAACCGGCGAACCCGTTAAACTCAGCGATTTTCGAGGGAAATCGAGTGTGGTGCTCTATTTTTATCCCAAAGATGATACTCCCGGATGCACGAAGGAATCTTGCGCCTTTCGGGATAGTTATGAACAGTTCAAACAAGCAGGGGCTGAAGTCATTGGGGTCAGCAGCGATTCAGCGGATTCTCACCAAAAATTTGCCAGTAAATACAGTCTGCCCTTTACCCTGTTAAGCGATCGCGATAAAGCCCTTCGCAAGCTCTATGGGGTCCCTTCAACCCTGGGACTCCTCCCCGGGCGCGTCACTTATGTGATTGATAAACAGGGCGTTGTCCGCCATATCTTCAATTCCATGATGAATTTTGAGGGTCATGTGGAAGAGTCTCTCAAAACACTCAAAGACATTTAA
- a CDS encoding metal ABC transporter ATP-binding protein, translating to MKRSNPFNPDSSWKNQPPTSADQAICVSHLGVNYRQVQALTDVNAVIRRGRLTGIIGPNGAGKSTLIKAMLGLTPTLSGRVVYEGKPLMEQRDRIAYVPQRSQIDWTYPATVWDVVMMGRATKTGWFRRYSTVSRQIASDAIARVGMSDYRNRKIGDLSGGQQQRVFLARSLAQQAEIFCFDEPFVGIDQKTEAVLFDIFHELAAAGNIVVVVNHDLGESITHFDDLILLNRELIACGGRQQVLRSDNMYRAYQGQVQFFSDRAA from the coding sequence ATGAAAAGATCTAACCCGTTCAACCCGGACAGTTCCTGGAAAAATCAGCCGCCAACTTCGGCAGATCAAGCCATCTGTGTCAGTCATCTGGGGGTGAATTATCGCCAGGTCCAGGCCCTCACCGATGTCAACGCCGTGATTCGCCGGGGACGCCTCACGGGGATTATTGGACCCAATGGTGCCGGGAAAAGCACCTTAATCAAAGCGATGTTAGGATTAACCCCCACCCTCAGCGGTAGGGTGGTTTATGAAGGGAAACCCCTGATGGAACAACGCGATCGCATCGCCTACGTTCCCCAGCGATCGCAAATTGACTGGACCTATCCTGCCACGGTTTGGGATGTGGTGATGATGGGACGGGCCACAAAAACCGGCTGGTTTAGACGGTATAGTACGGTCAGCCGTCAAATTGCCTCCGATGCGATCGCCCGAGTCGGCATGAGTGACTACCGCAACCGCAAAATTGGCGATTTATCCGGGGGACAACAGCAGCGCGTCTTTTTAGCGCGATCGCTGGCGCAACAAGCGGAGATATTCTGTTTCGATGAGCCCTTTGTCGGCATCGACCAAAAAACCGAAGCGGTCCTGTTTGATATTTTTCACGAACTCGCCGCAGCGGGAAATATTGTGGTGGTGGTGAATCACGACCTCGGGGAATCGATTACCCATTTTGATGATTTAATTCTATTAAATCGGGAATTAATTGCCTGTGGTGGCCGACAACAAGTCCTGCGATCGGACAATATGTATCGCGCCTATCAAGGACAGGTACAGTTTTTTAGCGATCGGGCTGCTTAA
- a CDS encoding SGNH/GDSL hydrolase family protein, translated as MAANFSEIYVFGDSLSDTGQLFEQSQAQFPPSSLYFQGRFSNGPVWVEYLAKQLNIPFNPDTNFAFGGATTGEMNRNGTPSQGLLDQVNRFQQTQDSADPNALYIVWAGPNDYLGNQERNPNHPVSNVSEAIATLAAMGAQNFLVPNLPDLGNLPGTRNGQSSVQLNELIRLHNQGLAESLQQLSSRFGSEVEIIPLNVNEIYNRVLDNPADFGFRNVTEPCLNQQRGMICQNPQEYLFWDDIHPTTFAHEKLGVYAFQLLENSEAAIGPDMSSGKELQKIK; from the coding sequence ATGGCAGCCAACTTTAGCGAGATATATGTTTTTGGTGACAGTCTCTCCGATACGGGGCAATTATTTGAACAGTCCCAAGCTCAATTTCCACCCAGTTCCTTGTATTTTCAGGGGCGTTTTTCTAATGGCCCGGTGTGGGTAGAATATCTGGCAAAACAGCTAAATATACCGTTTAATCCGGATACGAATTTTGCATTTGGAGGGGCGACGACTGGGGAAATGAATCGGAATGGAACCCCGTCGCAAGGACTGTTGGATCAGGTGAATCGCTTCCAACAAACCCAAGATTCAGCAGACCCGAATGCCCTCTATATTGTTTGGGCTGGCCCGAACGATTATCTGGGAAATCAGGAGAGAAATCCCAATCACCCTGTATCGAATGTTTCGGAGGCGATCGCCACTCTAGCTGCAATGGGCGCTCAAAATTTCCTCGTGCCTAATCTGCCTGATTTAGGGAATTTACCCGGAACTAGAAATGGTCAGAGTTCGGTGCAGTTAAATGAATTAATTCGATTGCATAATCAGGGATTGGCGGAGTCTCTGCAACAGTTGAGCAGCCGATTCGGTTCTGAGGTAGAAATTATTCCTTTGAATGTTAATGAAATTTATAATCGGGTGTTGGATAACCCGGCAGATTTTGGGTTTAGAAATGTCACCGAACCTTGTCTGAATCAACAGAGGGGGATGATTTGTCAAAATCCCCAGGAGTATCTATTTTGGGATGATATTCATCCGACCACTTTTGCCCATGAAAAACTGGGGGTCTACGCTTTTCAGCTATTAGAAAACAGCGAAGCGGCGATCGGTCCTGATATGAGTTCGGGCAAGGAACTCCAAAAAATAAAATAG
- a CDS encoding HupE/UreJ family protein produces the protein MLVALAIALFWGIEPAFAHHPMNSATPSNVWEGLLSGFAHPMIGLDHFAFVVAIALLCAFHPYGIAIPITFAIAAMGGTGIHLLSVDIPAVEIIIAASVITVGILLAMKERPNLKLIAAIAAVAGIFHGYAYGEAIIGAETAPLLAYLMGFTAIQIAIASAAIGFVRKTLTALDQDPNLSLRFAGFAIGGIGAAFLASSLVG, from the coding sequence ATGCTCGTTGCCCTTGCCATTGCCTTGTTCTGGGGAATCGAACCGGCATTCGCTCATCACCCTATGAATTCTGCCACCCCGAGTAATGTTTGGGAAGGACTACTCTCAGGATTCGCACATCCGATGATCGGGTTGGATCATTTCGCCTTTGTCGTGGCGATCGCCTTACTCTGTGCCTTCCATCCCTACGGCATCGCGATTCCCATCACCTTTGCGATCGCGGCAATGGGAGGAACCGGAATACACCTCCTCAGTGTAGATATTCCTGCGGTAGAAATCATCATTGCCGCTTCCGTGATCACCGTCGGAATCCTCCTCGCCATGAAAGAACGGCCTAATTTAAAGCTTATCGCGGCGATCGCTGCCGTCGCTGGCATCTTTCATGGCTATGCCTACGGTGAAGCCATCATCGGCGCAGAAACCGCCCCTCTCCTCGCTTACCTGATGGGATTTACCGCCATTCAAATTGCGATCGCCTCCGCTGCGATCGGCTTCGTCCGCAAAACCCTCACCGCGTTGGATCAAGACCCCAACTTATCCCTGCGATTTGCTGGATTTGCGATCGGTGGCATCGGCGCAGCATTTCTCGCCTCTTCACTTGTAGGTTAA
- a CDS encoding DUF981 family protein, with protein sequence MINYISLMLINLVAGHFLLAYYIYEGLDNIRQKRWIPGFGMTGSVALVTGLHMIWTWPIRGSFNVAFGEMSVLFGIVFMGAAVALAADWDLITVTIYAFFAGLASIVVGVQIINLGMTRRPLMSGIGFIISGLGGVLATPSLYLRNNSTLRTVGAVTIAIAGLIWAITGYLSYWGHLADYTDWVPPTMR encoded by the coding sequence ATGATTAATTACATTAGCTTAATGCTAATTAACTTAGTAGCCGGTCATTTTTTGCTGGCTTACTATATTTATGAGGGATTAGATAATATCCGCCAAAAACGCTGGATTCCTGGCTTTGGAATGACAGGTTCAGTAGCATTGGTGACGGGGTTACACATGATATGGACTTGGCCGATTCGCGGGAGTTTTAATGTAGCCTTTGGGGAAATGTCCGTTTTGTTTGGAATTGTCTTTATGGGTGCAGCCGTCGCCCTAGCTGCGGATTGGGATTTAATTACGGTGACGATTTACGCCTTTTTTGCCGGTTTAGCCTCGATTGTTGTCGGGGTGCAAATCATTAATTTAGGCATGACTAGGCGGCCTTTGATGTCCGGAATTGGCTTTATTATTTCCGGCTTAGGGGGTGTTTTAGCCACGCCATCGCTTTATCTGAGAAATAACTCAACCCTGCGAACTGTTGGGGCCGTTACCATTGCGATCGCTGGACTGATTTGGGCGATTACTGGCTATCTTTCCTATTGGGGACATTTAGCAGACTATACCGATTGGGTCCCGCCTACGATGAGATAA
- a CDS encoding tetratricopeptide repeat protein: MIRHFFTCGLAGLVLVTAIPRISHATLPPVSQRTSPGDLEQAEAYNNQGYDLASQGKFIEAVAAFEQAIALYPDYDTAYNNLGIAYAQLGNFSAAVSAFEQALTLNAGNVEYYNNLGSALGSLGRIAEATNVLREAIARYPNEPDSHFNLAIAFLNQNQLSEAISALKTARNLYEIRNNFRAIQQINQILQDLEP; encoded by the coding sequence ATGATTCGACATTTCTTCACCTGTGGACTCGCTGGTTTAGTCCTTGTCACCGCGATACCCAGGATTTCCCATGCCACGCTGCCTCCCGTAAGTCAGCGCACTTCCCCAGGGGATTTAGAACAGGCAGAAGCTTACAATAACCAGGGATATGATTTAGCAAGTCAGGGAAAATTCATCGAAGCTGTGGCCGCTTTTGAACAAGCGATCGCCCTGTATCCCGATTATGATACTGCCTACAATAACCTAGGAATTGCTTATGCCCAACTGGGAAATTTCTCAGCAGCCGTCAGCGCCTTTGAACAAGCACTTACCCTGAATGCTGGCAATGTAGAATACTATAATAACCTCGGTAGTGCTTTGGGTTCCTTGGGGAGAATCGCCGAAGCGACTAACGTTTTGAGAGAGGCGATCGCCCGCTATCCCAACGAACCCGATAGCCATTTTAATTTAGCCATTGCCTTCTTAAATCAAAATCAATTGTCCGAAGCCATTTCCGCCTTAAAAACTGCCCGAAATTTGTATGAAATTAGAAATAATTTCAGAGCAATTCAACAAATCAATCAAATTTTACAAGACTTAGAACCTTAA
- a CDS encoding metal ABC transporter solute-binding protein, Zn/Mn family: MKISIHRRAIADYQGKHSLWKLATGLILGFCLSSCTNPEVNQAGESSGSQPQVVSTSTIIADLAESIATEEIQLTSILTPGVDPHIYEPVPADSIALENADLILYNGYNLEPGLINLMNAAGVNARKVAVGEVVLPLLMEKQAGTTPDPHVWGDVMNAIAMVNGIRDALSELSPENAAAIGENAANYTATLEELHRWIQGQIATIPPENRRLVTTHDAFQYYAQGYGLEIIGTLIGISTEEQPSAQTVTQLVEEIKRTQVPAIFAETTINSQLIRTVAAEAGVKLAEQELYSDSIGTPGSESDSYIKMMVSNTRAVVEALGGTYTPFVMAEN, from the coding sequence ATGAAAATATCTATCCACAGGAGAGCGATCGCAGACTATCAGGGAAAACACTCCCTCTGGAAATTAGCCACCGGACTGATTTTGGGGTTCTGCTTGAGTAGCTGTACTAACCCTGAAGTGAATCAGGCGGGGGAGAGTTCGGGGAGTCAGCCGCAAGTGGTCTCTACCAGTACCATTATTGCCGACTTAGCCGAGTCCATTGCCACCGAAGAGATTCAACTCACCAGTATTTTGACCCCGGGAGTCGATCCCCATATTTATGAACCCGTTCCCGCTGACTCCATTGCCTTGGAGAATGCAGATTTGATTCTTTATAACGGCTATAACCTAGAACCGGGACTCATTAATTTAATGAATGCTGCGGGTGTGAATGCTCGAAAAGTGGCCGTGGGGGAAGTCGTACTCCCTTTGCTGATGGAGAAGCAGGCAGGGACGACCCCGGATCCTCATGTGTGGGGGGATGTCATGAATGCGATCGCAATGGTTAACGGGATTCGGGATGCCTTAAGCGAACTCTCCCCAGAAAATGCCGCTGCGATCGGGGAAAATGCCGCCAACTATACCGCCACCTTGGAAGAACTCCACCGCTGGATTCAAGGGCAAATTGCCACAATTCCCCCGGAAAACCGCCGCTTAGTCACCACTCATGATGCCTTCCAATACTACGCCCAAGGCTATGGGTTAGAGATTATCGGCACGTTAATCGGCATCAGTACCGAGGAACAACCCAGCGCCCAAACCGTGACGCAGTTGGTAGAGGAGATTAAACGAACCCAGGTTCCGGCCATTTTTGCGGAAACCACCATTAATTCCCAACTTATCCGTACTGTAGCAGCGGAGGCCGGAGTTAAATTAGCCGAGCAGGAACTGTATTCCGACTCCATTGGTACCCCCGGTAGCGAGTCCGATTCTTATATTAAGATGATGGTCTCGAATACCCGGGCGGTGGTAGAAGCCTTGGGCGGGACCTATACCCCGTTTGTGATGGCTGAGAATTAG
- a CDS encoding Crp/Fnr family transcriptional regulator — protein sequence MTIATLASVPSTLRRTFSRKDSIPMWQDILWKIDRGVVRTIAWTEDGTTIASGYWGPGDVVGEPLCCINGYQIECLTSVEVSMIPGHQWQQVLDAIRTHTRKTEELLTIIHCKQVQDRLLKFLVWLSDKFARPVEQGLLLELPMTHQEIAEAIGISRVTVTRLLQRLENEGAIARPHRQSILLYESGGLPLV from the coding sequence ATGACCATTGCAACTTTAGCTTCTGTCCCCTCCACCCTGCGGCGAACATTCAGCCGCAAAGACTCGATTCCGATGTGGCAAGACATCCTGTGGAAAATTGATCGCGGAGTGGTTCGGACGATCGCCTGGACGGAAGATGGGACCACCATCGCCTCCGGATATTGGGGGCCCGGAGATGTGGTGGGGGAACCCCTCTGTTGCATTAACGGCTATCAAATAGAATGTTTAACCTCCGTAGAAGTTAGCATGATTCCCGGGCATCAGTGGCAACAAGTCTTAGATGCTATTCGCACCCACACCCGAAAAACTGAGGAACTCCTGACGATTATTCACTGCAAGCAAGTCCAGGACCGCTTGCTCAAGTTTTTAGTCTGGTTAAGCGATAAATTTGCTCGTCCGGTGGAACAGGGACTGTTGCTAGAATTGCCGATGACCCATCAAGAAATTGCTGAGGCGATCGGCATCTCCCGGGTTACGGTGACTCGCCTCCTCCAACGCCTGGAAAATGAAGGGGCGATCGCCCGTCCCCATCGTCAGTCTATTCTTCTCTACGAATCCGGCGGGTTGCCTCTGGTTTAA
- a CDS encoding cytochrome b/b6 domain-containing protein, whose product MRSIPYQPFLLRLLHGLNAILVLGAFITGFLVYDSWDGRWGGLGLSEANRNLIDIHGTFGFFLFFIFIAFAIYSVRVGRHRLAAKNSLSKLRQVGKPSGWIALHRIANTVILLAAGLAVITGKFQDENWLPQGQMNQPAYFLHLTAWILIGLALTFHLLLSAKVGGIPLWQSMIQTDYRSQESPKLWPQKIQEWFRHPRW is encoded by the coding sequence ATGCGTTCCATTCCTTATCAACCCTTTCTGCTGCGATTGTTGCATGGTTTAAATGCCATTTTAGTCCTCGGGGCTTTCATTACGGGCTTTTTAGTTTATGATAGCTGGGATGGACGCTGGGGTGGCCTAGGGCTATCCGAGGCGAACCGAAACCTGATTGATATTCATGGCACATTTGGCTTTTTTTTGTTCTTTATTTTTATAGCCTTTGCCATTTACAGTGTGCGTGTGGGACGCCACCGTTTAGCGGCCAAAAATTCTCTTTCAAAACTTCGCCAGGTTGGTAAACCAAGTGGGTGGATTGCCTTACATCGGATTGCCAATACCGTCATCTTATTAGCAGCGGGATTAGCAGTCATTACGGGTAAGTTTCAGGATGAAAACTGGCTACCCCAGGGCCAGATGAATCAACCGGCTTATTTCCTCCATTTAACCGCGTGGATTTTGATAGGATTAGCCCTCACCTTCCACCTGCTATTGAGTGCAAAAGTGGGAGGAATTCCCCTATGGCAATCCATGATTCAAACCGACTATCGATCGCAGGAAAGTCCCAAGTTATGGCCCCAAAAAATCCAGGAATGGTTCCGCCATCCCCGTTGGTAG
- a CDS encoding DUF7219 family protein, whose translation MHDKFDFISPRSRYYGKITPDHPENMVFNANLQEFAQRVSVISCLETGGKLPPEDAYKQIKRLWKQLKRTKKQLRIGTESDEAE comes from the coding sequence ATGCATGACAAATTTGATTTTATATCTCCTCGCAGTCGTTACTACGGCAAAATTACACCAGACCATCCAGAAAATATGGTGTTTAATGCCAACTTGCAGGAGTTTGCCCAGCGCGTGAGCGTAATTAGTTGTTTAGAAACCGGGGGGAAATTACCGCCAGAGGACGCTTACAAACAAATTAAGAGACTTTGGAAACAGCTTAAGCGGACAAAGAAACAATTAAGAATTGGCACTGAGTCCGATGAGGCTGAATAA
- a CDS encoding metal ABC transporter permease, translating to MLDGLIEPLQYSFMQRSLIVAILVGLICAVVGSYLMVQRLALLGDAIGHSVLPGLAVAYGIGANIFVGAFIAGVLSTVVIAWIRTRSPIKEDAAMGIVLSSFFALGITLITLIQKDEKIDLNHFLFGNILAVTSEDVKTTALIAFLTLAVVFLLYKELLFYTFDPLGAQAAGLPVNLLNFGLMVLIALTVVASMKAVGVVLVLSLLIAPGATAYLLVPRLHQVMIVGALIGIVSSVTGMYLSFYQNIPSGPAIVLVVSGFFLLALLLSPSHGILTHPRAKGETSVFWQEIKGLFR from the coding sequence ATGTTAGACGGATTAATTGAACCCCTCCAATATAGTTTTATGCAACGATCGCTGATTGTGGCGATTTTAGTGGGCTTGATTTGTGCCGTGGTTGGCAGTTATTTAATGGTGCAGCGTCTGGCTTTATTAGGAGATGCGATCGGGCATTCGGTCCTTCCTGGATTGGCAGTTGCTTATGGGATTGGGGCGAATATTTTTGTGGGGGCCTTTATTGCCGGGGTCCTCAGTACCGTGGTGATTGCCTGGATTAGAACGCGATCGCCCATTAAAGAAGATGCCGCAATGGGAATCGTTTTATCCTCCTTTTTTGCCCTAGGCATCACCTTAATTACCCTGATTCAAAAAGACGAAAAAATTGACCTGAATCATTTTTTATTCGGCAACATTCTCGCCGTTACCTCAGAAGATGTAAAAACCACCGCCCTGATTGCCTTTTTAACCCTTGCGGTGGTTTTTTTACTGTATAAAGAACTGTTGTTTTACACCTTTGACCCCTTGGGTGCTCAAGCCGCAGGACTTCCGGTAAATTTGCTCAATTTTGGGTTAATGGTTTTGATTGCCCTAACGGTCGTTGCTAGTATGAAAGCGGTGGGGGTAGTGCTGGTTTTGTCCCTGCTGATTGCCCCCGGGGCTACGGCTTATTTATTAGTGCCTCGTCTCCATCAGGTGATGATTGTCGGGGCGTTGATTGGCATTGTTTCCAGTGTCACAGGAATGTATTTGAGTTTTTATCAAAACATCCCATCAGGTCCCGCGATTGTGTTAGTAGTATCAGGGTTTTTCCTGTTAGCGTTGCTATTGAGTCCGAGTCATGGAATTCTGACTCATCCTCGGGCAAAAGGGGAGACTTCTGTATTTTGGCAGGAAATCAAAGGGTTATTTCGCTAG
- a CDS encoding glucosamine-6-phosphate deaminase, translating into MADPSNTSKLTPPLKVFSVDALAVRLFATEAEMAWDAAVAASDILEQAIAQGGEARVLLATGNSQIEFLEAAIALNRVDWSRVVFFHLDEYLGIPATHPASFRSYLRDRVENQVHPAAFHYINGDAIEPLKECDRYSQLLLEKPIDLCCLGVGENGHLAFNEPGIADFNDPYPIKLVKLAHATHQQLVNQGQFPTLESVPKYAFTLTIPQLCAAQNIICLAPSRRKTQIVQQMLSHPITPEIPATILRLQSHATLFLDQDSAGEF; encoded by the coding sequence ATGGCTGATCCATCGAATACTTCCAAATTAACCCCTCCCCTGAAAGTTTTTTCGGTGGATGCCTTGGCGGTTCGTCTGTTTGCTACCGAAGCGGAGATGGCATGGGATGCTGCGGTTGCCGCCAGTGATATCTTAGAACAGGCGATCGCCCAAGGGGGGGAGGCGAGGGTACTTTTGGCAACAGGGAATTCTCAAATTGAATTTCTGGAGGCGGCGATCGCCTTAAATCGGGTGGATTGGTCCCGGGTTGTCTTCTTTCATTTAGATGAATATCTGGGAATTCCCGCCACCCATCCGGCGAGTTTTCGCAGCTACTTGCGCGATCGCGTGGAAAATCAGGTCCATCCTGCCGCCTTCCATTACATCAACGGAGATGCGATCGAACCCCTGAAAGAATGCGATCGCTATAGCCAATTATTACTAGAAAAACCCATTGATTTATGCTGCTTGGGAGTGGGAGAAAATGGTCACTTAGCCTTTAATGAACCGGGGATTGCCGATTTTAACGACCCTTACCCCATTAAACTGGTGAAATTAGCCCATGCCACCCATCAACAATTGGTGAATCAAGGACAATTTCCCACCCTGGAATCGGTGCCCAAATATGCCTTTACCCTCACCATTCCCCAGCTTTGTGCCGCCCAAAATATCATCTGCCTCGCCCCTTCCCGACGCAAAACCCAGATTGTCCAACAGATGTTATCTCATCCCATCACTCCGGAAATTCCGGCAACAATTTTGCGACTACAATCCCACGCCACCTTATTTTTAGACCAAGATTCTGCTGGGGAATTTTAA